Proteins encoded in a region of the Sugiyamaella lignohabitans strain CBS 10342 chromosome B, complete sequence genome:
- the VTI1 gene encoding Vti1p (Protein involved in cis-Golgi membrane traffic; v-SNARE that interacts with two t-SNARES, Sed5p and Pep12p; required for multiple vacuolar sorting pathways; GO_component: GO:0005794 - Golgi apparatus [Evidence IEA]; GO_component: GO:0000139 - Golgi membrane [Evidence IEA]; GO_component: GO:0031201 - SNARE complex [Evidence IPI] [PMID 10397773]; GO_component: GO:0030173 - integral component of Golgi membrane [Evidence IDA] [PMID 9398683]; GO_component: GO:0016021 - integral component of membrane [Evidence IEA]; GO_component: GO:0031902 - late endosome membrane [Evidence IEA]; GO_component: GO:0016020 - membrane [Evidence IEA,IEA]; GO_function: GO:0005484 - SNAP receptor activity [Evidence IDA] [PMID 19805279]; GO_process: GO:0006896 - Golgi to vacuole transport [Evidence IMP] [PMID 9199167]; GO_process: GO:0006891 - intra-Golgi vesicle-mediated transport [Evidence IMP] [PMID 9398683]; GO_process: GO:0006886 - intracellular protein transport [Evidence IEA]; GO_process: GO:0015031 - protein transport [Evidence IEA]; GO_process: GO:0006810 - transport [Evidence IEA]; GO_process: GO:0042144 - vacuole fusion, non-autophagic [Evidence IMP] [PMID 10385523]; GO_process: GO:0006906 - vesicle fusion [Evidence IDA] [PMID 11739407]; GO_process: GO:0016192 - vesicle-mediated transport [Evidence IEA]) — protein MAIEVQNIPSSNRSKFNSKLREYRTNVENARKELRKLSETSDRRALFGDRLASGSPDNIPLDQRQQLLSGQASLERSSQRLRDSQRVANETESIGANILSDLRGQREQLTNSRNVLLEADGYVDKSIRTLRGMARR, from the coding sequence ATGGCTATTGAAGTACAGAATATCCCATCGTCGAACCGCAGCAAATTCAACTCCAAGCTTAGAGAATACAGAACCAACGTAGAAAATGCTAGAAAGGAGCTACGGAAACTGTCCGAGACTTCAGATCGTAGAGCGTTATTTGGCGACCGACTGGCCAGTGGTTCACCAGACAACATCCCCTTGGACCAGCGTCAACAGCTATTATCCGGACAAGCCAGTTTAGAGAGATCTTCACAAAGACTGCGAGACTCTCAGAGAGTTGCCAACGAAACAGAGTCTATTGGCGCCAACATTCTAAGCGACCTACGGGGTCAGCGAGAACAGCTGACCAACTCGCGAAACGTGCTCCTCGAAGCCGACGGATACGTCGACAAGAGCATTCGCACGCTCCGTGGCATGGCCAGACGGTAA